The proteins below come from a single Pseudomonadota bacterium genomic window:
- a CDS encoding thiazole synthase — MDDPFQLGGERFASRLLIGTAGYPNQQLMLDAIQASGAEIVTVSIRRISLEGYAESLVDALGGRYRLLPNTAGCATAKDAVLTAELAREALETNWVKLEIIGDRETLWPDMEQLLGATQTLVRAGFVVLPYCSDDLVLCLRLADLGAAAVMPLGSPIGSGRGIANPFAIELLAQRSPVPVILDAGIGTASDAALALELGCAGVLLNTAVAKAADPRLMADAMRQAVIAGRQARRAGRIPKRSHAEPSSPQLGLVGS; from the coding sequence ATGGATGACCCTTTTCAGCTCGGCGGCGAGCGCTTCGCCTCGCGCCTCCTCATCGGCACTGCCGGCTATCCCAACCAGCAGCTGATGCTGGATGCGATCCAGGCGAGCGGAGCGGAGATCGTCACCGTCTCGATCCGGCGCATCAGCCTCGAGGGCTATGCCGAGAGCCTGGTGGACGCGCTCGGCGGCCGCTATCGGCTCTTGCCCAATACCGCGGGCTGCGCCACCGCGAAGGACGCGGTCTTGACCGCGGAGCTGGCGCGCGAGGCCTTGGAGACCAATTGGGTCAAGCTCGAGATCATCGGCGACCGCGAGACCTTGTGGCCCGACATGGAGCAGCTCCTCGGCGCGACTCAGACGCTGGTGCGCGCCGGCTTCGTGGTGCTGCCCTATTGCAGCGACGACCTCGTCCTCTGCCTCAGGCTGGCCGATCTCGGCGCCGCCGCCGTGATGCCGCTGGGCTCTCCCATCGGCTCCGGGCGCGGCATCGCCAATCCCTTCGCCATCGAGCTCTTGGCCCAGCGCAGCCCGGTTCCGGTCATTCTGGATGCGGGCATCGGCACCGCCTCCGACGCGGCACTCGCCCTGGAGCTCGGCTGCGCCGGAGTGCTCTTGAACACCGCAGTCGCTAAGGCGGCCGATCCGCGCCTGATGGCCGATGCCATGCGCCAGGCGGTGATCGCCGGGCGCCAGGCGCGCCGTGCCGGCCGCATTCCCAAGCGTTCGCACGCCGAGCCGTCGAGTCCGCAGCTGGGCTTGGTCGGCTCGTGA
- a CDS encoding thiamine phosphate synthase yields MPEPPLMVITDAAQASPRSLVDTIARAILGGARWVSLREKALPPDDRLGLLAGLVELARPTSTAVFVHGDVEAAAALGLAGVHLPQGGDIALCRHRLGRRAVIGISTHTPAEAVRAAAEGADYVSLSPIFASDSKPGYGPALGLDGLRDACRRASCPVIALGGIMPGSAASCVSAGAAGLAVMGPIMRARDPAATVRSYLARIPGACR; encoded by the coding sequence CTGCCGGAGCCGCCGCTCATGGTGATCACGGACGCCGCGCAGGCGTCGCCCCGCTCGCTGGTGGACACGATCGCCCGGGCCATTCTGGGCGGTGCGCGCTGGGTCAGCCTCCGGGAAAAGGCGCTGCCGCCGGACGATCGTCTTGGGCTGTTGGCAGGCCTGGTCGAGCTTGCCCGGCCGACGTCCACCGCCGTGTTCGTGCATGGCGACGTCGAGGCGGCGGCCGCGCTCGGCCTTGCCGGCGTGCATCTGCCGCAGGGAGGCGACATCGCCCTCTGTCGGCATCGTCTGGGCCGGCGGGCGGTGATCGGCATCTCCACCCACACGCCGGCCGAAGCCGTCCGGGCGGCGGCGGAAGGCGCCGACTATGTGAGCCTGAGCCCGATCTTCGCCAGCGACAGCAAGCCCGGATACGGGCCCGCCCTCGGCCTGGACGGGCTCCGCGACGCCTGCCGAAGGGCGTCCTGCCCGGTGATCGCGCTGGGCGGGATCATGCCTGGCTCGGCCGCTTCGTGCGTCAGCGCCGGTGCCGCGGGGCTCGCCGTGATGGGGCCGATCATGCGGGCCCGCGATCCCGCGGCCACGGTCCGGAGCTATCTCGCCCGGATCCCTGGAGCTTGTCGTTGA
- a CDS encoding alpha/beta fold hydrolase gives MADYQTFEAGDVVLQSGLTLRGAKLAYKTYGSLAPDKSNAIVYPTSYGAQHYDTEWLIKEGHALDPSRYFIVIPNLLGNGLSSSPSNTASPFDRGRYPNVTMHDNVRLQHRLMTEVFGVERIKLAVGFSMGAMQSFHWGALFPDMVERIAVICGAARCSRHNFVFLEGVKAALTADAAWRDGWFWETPVRGLRAMGRVYAGWGLSQAFYREELYKKIGFSSLEDFLVSNWEGNFLKRDANNLLAMLWTWQYADISQNQLYNGDLKRALAAIKALAFVMPSETDLYFTVADNALEVPNMPHAELRPIPSIWGHRAGNPAQNPADFQFLDRALKELLGRQG, from the coding sequence ATGGCCGACTATCAGACTTTCGAGGCGGGCGACGTGGTGCTGCAATCGGGCCTGACGCTCCGCGGCGCCAAGCTCGCCTACAAGACCTATGGCAGCCTTGCCCCCGACAAGTCGAACGCCATCGTCTATCCCACCTCCTACGGCGCCCAGCACTACGACACGGAGTGGCTGATCAAGGAGGGACACGCGCTCGATCCCAGCCGCTACTTCATCGTCATCCCCAATCTGCTGGGCAACGGGCTCTCTTCCTCGCCCAGCAACACCGCCTCCCCCTTCGATCGCGGCCGCTATCCCAACGTCACCATGCACGACAATGTGCGCCTGCAGCATCGGCTGATGACGGAGGTGTTCGGCGTCGAGCGCATCAAGCTCGCGGTCGGCTTCTCCATGGGCGCCATGCAGTCCTTTCACTGGGGTGCCTTGTTCCCCGACATGGTCGAGCGCATCGCCGTCATCTGCGGTGCGGCCCGATGCTCGCGCCACAATTTCGTGTTCCTCGAAGGGGTGAAGGCGGCGCTGACGGCGGATGCCGCCTGGCGCGACGGCTGGTTCTGGGAAACGCCGGTGCGGGGGCTGCGGGCCATGGGCCGGGTCTATGCCGGCTGGGGGCTGTCCCAGGCCTTCTACCGCGAGGAGCTTTACAAGAAAATCGGCTTCTCCTCGCTCGAGGACTTCCTCGTCAGCAATTGGGAAGGGAACTTCCTAAAGCGCGACGCGAACAACCTCTTGGCCATGCTGTGGACCTGGCAATACGCCGACATCAGCCAGAACCAGCTCTACAACGGCGATTTGAAGCGGGCGCTGGCGGCGATCAAGGCGCTCGCCTTCGTCATGCCCTCGGAGACCGACCTTTACTTCACGGTCGCCGACAACGCGCTCGAGGTTCCCAACATGCCCCATGCGGAGCTGAGGCCCATCCCCTCCATCTGGGGCCACCGCGCCGGCAATCCGGCGCAGAACCCGGCCGATTTCCAGTTTCTCGACCGGGCGCTCAAGGAATTGCTAGGCCGCCAGGGCTGA
- a CDS encoding ABC transporter substrate-binding protein: MTSKHRGGLAIVSVASVLAVVLATAPASAQKKGGNVIVAHQSAPPLTDAQASTAEASRNVSLHWIETLYARDEKTAAIPDLAQKVDISEDGLTYAFTLREGVKFHNGQEMTAEDVKASLERYAKVGGSAPIMKPVDSITATSKYVVTVKLKNVVPGFVELLSSPRAPAGIMPASEGGKERGQINHIGTGPYQFVEYKPDSHVSLKRFDGYSANTNYTKRDGFGGKKTAYFDTVTIRHIPEAGARTAALETGEVHCVDSVLPPQYKRITESGNKNIKFYPSIPWAYQTIIMNASQGVTANIKVRQAIQAILDDEEILAIAGDGLYQLTHGWQHPGSTYFAGDVGKEFYNVKDVAKAKALLAEAGYKGEEIVVLTDSTIKNHNDTGVVAAEQLRKAGLNIKLNVVDWPTAFQIRLKPEGWNMWTLGFGIEPYEGPYNVASFFTTENDGKGAQWVSDPELQRANQVLNSALKLEDRKKAFADFQKRFFEFVPAIKVGDLGRYFACRANVAGFAPYRIPRMWDTWFE, from the coding sequence ATGACATCGAAGCATCGGGGCGGGTTGGCGATCGTCAGCGTGGCCAGCGTCCTGGCGGTGGTCTTGGCGACCGCGCCGGCATCGGCGCAGAAGAAGGGCGGCAATGTCATCGTGGCGCACCAATCGGCGCCGCCCTTGACTGACGCCCAGGCCTCGACCGCCGAGGCCAGCCGCAATGTCTCCTTGCATTGGATCGAGACGCTGTACGCCCGCGACGAGAAGACCGCCGCCATTCCCGACCTGGCCCAGAAGGTCGATATCTCCGAAGATGGCCTCACCTACGCCTTCACGCTGCGCGAGGGCGTCAAGTTCCACAACGGCCAGGAGATGACCGCCGAGGACGTCAAGGCCTCGCTCGAGCGCTACGCCAAGGTGGGCGGCAGCGCGCCGATCATGAAGCCGGTCGACTCCATCACCGCCACCAGCAAATACGTGGTCACGGTCAAGCTGAAGAACGTCGTGCCGGGCTTCGTCGAGCTGCTGTCGAGCCCGCGGGCACCGGCCGGCATCATGCCCGCCTCCGAGGGCGGCAAGGAGCGCGGCCAGATCAACCATATCGGCACCGGGCCCTACCAGTTCGTCGAGTACAAGCCCGACAGCCATGTGTCTTTGAAGCGCTTCGACGGCTACAGCGCCAACACCAACTACACCAAGCGCGACGGCTTCGGCGGCAAGAAGACCGCCTATTTCGACACCGTCACCATCCGCCACATTCCGGAGGCGGGCGCTCGCACGGCTGCCCTGGAAACGGGCGAGGTGCATTGCGTCGACAGCGTGCTGCCTCCGCAATACAAGCGCATCACTGAATCTGGCAACAAGAACATCAAGTTCTATCCCTCGATCCCCTGGGCCTACCAGACGATCATCATGAACGCCTCGCAGGGTGTGACGGCCAACATCAAGGTGCGCCAGGCGATCCAGGCAATCCTCGACGACGAGGAGATCTTGGCAATCGCCGGCGACGGCCTCTACCAGCTCACCCATGGCTGGCAGCATCCGGGCTCGACCTACTTCGCCGGCGATGTCGGCAAGGAGTTCTACAACGTCAAGGACGTGGCGAAGGCCAAGGCCTTGCTGGCCGAGGCCGGCTACAAGGGCGAGGAGATCGTCGTGCTGACCGACAGCACGATCAAGAACCACAACGACACCGGCGTGGTTGCCGCCGAGCAGCTCAGGAAGGCTGGGCTCAACATCAAGCTGAACGTCGTCGACTGGCCGACCGCCTTCCAGATCCGCTTGAAGCCGGAGGGTTGGAACATGTGGACCCTCGGCTTCGGCATCGAGCCCTATGAGGGGCCCTACAACGTCGCCTCGTTCTTCACCACGGAGAATGACGGCAAGGGCGCGCAATGGGTCTCCGATCCGGAGCTGCAGCGCGCCAACCAGGTGCTGAACAGCGCCCTCAAGCTCGAGGACCGCAAGAAGGCCTTCGCCGACTTCCAGAAGCGCTTCTTCGAGTTCGTGCCGGCGATCAAGGTGGGCGACCTCGGGCGTTATTTCGCCTGCCGGGCGAATGTCGCGGGCTTCGCTCCCTACCGCATTCCCCGGATGTGGGACACCTGGTTCGAATAG
- a CDS encoding class II aldolase/adducin family protein, giving the protein MTALRQVDKREQLEWQLRTDLAAVFRLTFRFDWNRGIGNHYSLMLPGSTDEFLVNPRGMLFCEVTAGNLIVANFAGKVVRGKGEIREVAYHIHAPIHKANPNAQACLHVHPPNITALSLLEDGRFALAHHNNLIFNDRIAYDDAMTGPACDWEEGDRIAQALGDKTILVMANHGVTVVGPTVADAFSELAVAENTCGDQLRAMWTGLKLRQQADHLRWRHRGAWSERVDARLSLDAWRRILDKEEPDYKS; this is encoded by the coding sequence ATGACTGCGTTGCGCCAGGTCGACAAGCGGGAGCAGCTGGAATGGCAGCTGCGCACCGACCTTGCGGCCGTCTTTCGCCTGACCTTCCGCTTCGACTGGAACCGCGGCATCGGCAACCACTACAGCCTGATGCTGCCCGGCAGCACGGACGAGTTCCTGGTCAATCCCAGGGGCATGCTGTTTTGCGAGGTGACCGCCGGCAACCTCATCGTCGCCAACTTCGCCGGCAAGGTGGTGCGCGGCAAGGGCGAGATCCGCGAGGTCGCCTATCACATTCATGCGCCGATCCATAAGGCGAACCCGAACGCGCAGGCATGCCTCCACGTGCATCCGCCCAACATCACCGCCCTGTCTCTCCTGGAGGACGGGCGTTTCGCGCTTGCCCACCACAACAACCTCATCTTCAACGACCGGATCGCCTATGACGACGCGATGACCGGCCCCGCCTGTGATTGGGAAGAGGGCGACCGCATCGCCCAGGCACTCGGGGACAAGACCATTCTGGTCATGGCCAATCATGGCGTGACCGTGGTCGGTCCGACCGTGGCCGATGCCTTCAGCGAGCTTGCCGTCGCCGAAAACACCTGCGGCGATCAGCTCCGTGCCATGTGGACCGGCTTGAAGCTGCGCCAGCAGGCCGATCATCTGCGCTGGCGCCACCGCGGCGCCTGGAGCGAACGGGTCGATGCCCGCCTCTCCCTCGATGCCTGGCGGCGGATCCTCGACAAGGAAGAGCCGGACTACAAGAGCTGA
- a CDS encoding CocE/NonD family hydrolase, with translation MASKKPTSRPSKPEFGVIVAHDVMVAMRDGVRLATDIYRPALADGAPAPGRFPTILTRTSYDKSNPVMQVEPVGMFFARRGYAVAIQDLRGRGHSEGTGEYSHTANPKEGLDGFDSIEWIARQAWSNGRVGMVGSSHSGIVQNVAALHRPPHLKALWVDVAPTSAFDWEARQGGAQSLHMFAALFLHGYDAQEIRDDKVAQRRIESAVENIRDELMKMPFKPGHSPLSVLPNFERVLAHYTYDGAHNEWWGMEAMEQKTRWKRFADIPAVFSSGWYDPFVADVTEQFQHLAKQNKATQRLIAGPWNHTAMRGGGTFVVEVDFGKDAAWGYGVYNAARLRWFDRWLKDLQTGVEKDPPVRFFVMGGGSGRRTEAGRIDHGGEWHRASAWPPPAKAQSWYLSSGGGLSTEPPGADEPSVSWTHDPENPVPTIGGAVSGFLEWVTLPDGMDKSYVSPRARMHSVVPDGPMHQRERQGHVGCRPPYPLLSERHDVLVFESPRLVEAVTVAGLIELQLWLSSSAPDTDVTAKLIDVCPANPDWPEGFHLPLADTILRLRFRQGFKREVLLEPGKPVRLTIKLPPIANQFAAGHRIRLDIASSNFPRFDVNPNTGEKLGRHTRMEKALNTLYLDKKRAAHLVLPVLAESKTRAG, from the coding sequence GTGGCGTCCAAGAAACCTACCTCGAGGCCATCCAAGCCGGAATTCGGCGTCATCGTCGCCCATGACGTCATGGTGGCGATGCGCGATGGCGTGCGCTTGGCGACCGACATCTATCGCCCGGCGCTGGCCGACGGCGCGCCGGCACCCGGCCGGTTCCCGACCATCCTGACGCGCACCTCCTACGACAAGTCGAACCCGGTGATGCAGGTGGAGCCGGTCGGCATGTTCTTCGCGCGGCGCGGCTATGCCGTCGCCATCCAGGATCTGCGCGGGCGCGGCCACTCCGAGGGGACCGGCGAATACTCCCACACCGCCAATCCCAAGGAAGGCTTGGACGGCTTTGATAGCATCGAGTGGATCGCCCGCCAGGCCTGGTCGAATGGGCGCGTCGGCATGGTCGGCAGCTCCCACAGCGGCATCGTGCAGAACGTGGCGGCCCTCCACCGCCCGCCGCATCTCAAGGCACTCTGGGTCGACGTGGCGCCGACCAGCGCCTTCGACTGGGAGGCGCGCCAAGGCGGCGCCCAGTCCTTGCACATGTTCGCGGCCCTCTTCCTCCATGGCTACGATGCTCAGGAGATCCGCGACGATAAGGTGGCGCAGCGGCGGATCGAGAGTGCGGTCGAAAACATCCGCGACGAGCTCATGAAGATGCCGTTCAAGCCCGGCCACTCGCCCCTCTCCGTGCTCCCGAATTTCGAGCGGGTGCTGGCGCACTACACCTATGACGGCGCCCACAACGAGTGGTGGGGCATGGAGGCGATGGAGCAGAAGACCCGCTGGAAGCGCTTCGCCGACATTCCCGCGGTCTTCTCCAGCGGCTGGTACGACCCCTTCGTCGCCGACGTGACCGAGCAATTCCAGCATCTGGCCAAGCAGAACAAGGCGACCCAGCGCCTCATCGCGGGGCCCTGGAACCACACCGCCATGCGCGGCGGCGGCACCTTCGTGGTCGAGGTCGATTTCGGCAAGGACGCCGCGTGGGGCTACGGCGTCTACAACGCCGCGCGGCTGCGCTGGTTCGACCGCTGGCTGAAGGACTTGCAGACCGGGGTCGAGAAGGACCCGCCGGTCCGCTTCTTCGTCATGGGCGGCGGCAGCGGGCGGCGCACCGAAGCCGGCCGCATCGATCACGGCGGTGAGTGGCATCGAGCCTCTGCCTGGCCGCCCCCGGCCAAGGCGCAATCCTGGTATCTCAGCTCGGGCGGCGGGCTTTCGACCGAGCCGCCCGGGGCCGACGAGCCGTCAGTCTCCTGGACCCATGACCCGGAGAATCCCGTGCCCACCATCGGCGGGGCGGTCTCCGGATTCCTCGAATGGGTGACGCTGCCCGACGGCATGGACAAGAGCTACGTCTCGCCCCGGGCGCGTATGCATTCGGTCGTGCCCGATGGCCCCATGCATCAGCGCGAGCGCCAGGGCCATGTCGGCTGCCGACCGCCCTATCCGCTCCTTTCGGAGCGCCATGACGTGCTCGTCTTCGAGAGCCCCCGGCTGGTTGAGGCGGTCACCGTCGCGGGGCTGATCGAGCTGCAGCTTTGGCTGAGCTCGTCCGCGCCGGATACCGACGTCACCGCCAAGCTCATCGATGTCTGTCCGGCCAATCCCGACTGGCCCGAAGGCTTTCACCTGCCGCTTGCCGACACCATCCTCAGGCTCCGGTTTCGCCAGGGCTTCAAGCGCGAGGTGCTGCTGGAGCCGGGAAAGCCCGTCCGGCTCACCATCAAGCTGCCGCCGATCGCCAACCAGTTCGCCGCCGGACACCGGATCCGGCTCGACATCGCCTCCAGCAACTTCCCGCGCTTCGATGTGAACCCCAATACCGGCGAGAAGCTTGGCCGGCACACGCGCATGGAGAAGGCGCTGAACACGCTCTATCTCGATAAGAAGCGCGCGGCCCATCTGGTGCTGCCGGTGCTGGCGGAATCGAAGACGCGGGCTGGCTGA
- a CDS encoding MFS transporter translates to MVDTAAAIRRDTIVIGLVGSAHFLSHFFQLAIAPLFPLLRLEFDVSYTALGLVVTAFYTASGLCQAFIGILVDRYGASRLMFLGLGLLASSVALSGLVSAFWMLLPLAVLAGIGNSVFHPADLAILSTKIGKTRLGRAYSVHGLAGTLGYTVSPVVVGSVAALYNWRAALLVAGALGLVALVVLMRFGERLATESQARRESSGKPGRPIGFAALLATPAIVMALGYFILSAMAGIGFQTFSVTALTQLYGVPIGLATTALTAYLIGSCGGVLVGGVLADRTSRHDLIAVSGMSVSAALMLVIAGFDPTFVSTVALIALSGAAVGATGPSRDMLVRAATPPGAAGKVFGFVYSGLDLGSSVAPLLFGWLIDHGQPRGVFVLIAGLLVLTIGTVVQVRRRSVVGRIAPLKGAD, encoded by the coding sequence ATGGTCGACACCGCCGCCGCCATCCGCCGCGATACGATCGTCATCGGTCTCGTCGGCTCGGCGCATTTCCTCAGCCACTTCTTCCAGCTGGCGATCGCACCCTTGTTCCCGCTGCTGCGCCTCGAGTTCGATGTGAGCTACACAGCGCTGGGATTGGTGGTGACCGCGTTCTATACCGCGTCGGGCCTCTGCCAGGCCTTCATCGGCATCCTCGTCGACCGCTACGGGGCGAGCCGCCTGATGTTCCTGGGGCTCGGCCTGTTGGCGAGCTCAGTGGCGCTCTCGGGTCTGGTGTCGGCATTCTGGATGCTGCTGCCTCTGGCGGTGCTGGCCGGCATCGGCAACAGCGTCTTTCATCCGGCCGACCTCGCCATCCTGTCGACCAAAATCGGCAAGACCCGTCTCGGCCGCGCCTATAGCGTGCACGGGCTCGCCGGCACCTTGGGCTACACCGTCTCGCCGGTCGTCGTCGGCAGCGTGGCGGCGCTCTACAATTGGCGCGCCGCCCTGCTGGTCGCCGGCGCGCTTGGTCTCGTGGCGCTCGTGGTCCTGATGCGGTTCGGCGAGCGGCTCGCAACCGAGTCCCAGGCCCGGCGGGAGAGTTCCGGCAAGCCCGGTCGGCCGATCGGCTTCGCGGCACTGCTCGCCACCCCGGCCATCGTCATGGCGCTGGGCTATTTCATTTTGAGCGCCATGGCCGGGATCGGCTTTCAGACCTTCTCGGTGACCGCGCTGACCCAGCTCTACGGGGTGCCGATCGGGCTCGCGACCACCGCCCTGACCGCCTACCTCATCGGCAGCTGCGGGGGCGTGCTCGTGGGCGGCGTGCTCGCCGATCGCACATCCCGGCACGATCTCATCGCCGTCTCCGGCATGAGCGTGTCGGCGGCGCTCATGCTGGTGATCGCAGGATTCGACCCAACCTTCGTCTCGACCGTGGCGCTGATCGCCTTGTCCGGCGCGGCGGTTGGGGCGACCGGTCCCTCGCGCGACATGCTGGTACGCGCCGCCACGCCGCCGGGGGCGGCCGGCAAGGTCTTCGGCTTCGTCTATTCCGGCCTCGACCTCGGCTCTTCCGTGGCACCCTTGCTGTTCGGCTGGCTCATCGACCACGGCCAGCCCCGCGGCGTGTTCGTGCTCATCGCCGGTCTCCTGGTGCTGACCATCGGCACGGTCGTGCAAGTCCGCCGGCGATCGGTCGTCGGCCGAATCGCACCGCTCAAGGGTGCGGATTAG